The Treponema medium genome has a window encoding:
- a CDS encoding ABC transporter permease, whose product MVSINRYAAKRTLLQNAFIVGGGVLFCAVLIAFFVPLGAAVFPAFDGGASAVSFRPLWKAARFTVIQAFLSATGASGIGLCAAFFCARRRFFGRKLLLSLSAIPLSVPPVVIALAFILFFGKNGLLNKLFAALSAGELSIGTFLYSTGGIVLVHTFYNFPITMRTVSAAWEQLPEETEQAALLLGASPLRIFRTVIFPALKAPLCASFVIIFLYCFFSFVIILLLGGLGVTTLEVELYQTIRRDIHASTAAHIALVETGIAAAAVGLYAYLRSRTPDHAENTQYARIRLRIGGAAEHIFFAVLICVICFCLLFPLGSLVWYSLSSPKAPLTITADAWRQLLQRPHFWGAVRHTIQTGIGTAVLSVTAALFFAYAAFQSNRKWYKSLPLIPFAVSSIILGSGWLKLDTMPSLLLLVIVQSSLAWPFAWMQIETGLAKIPRSVLDAARLLSSTRTDAFFRVFLPLCKTGIISALCCVFAISAGDASLPLLLQIPNFENLALMLFRFAGSYRFTESAGIAVILAVLTGSLFYIQDTVRERGQTH is encoded by the coding sequence ATGGTTTCAATTAATCGATACGCTGCGAAGCGGACACTACTGCAAAACGCTTTTATAGTAGGCGGCGGGGTGTTATTCTGTGCGGTACTGATTGCTTTTTTCGTACCGCTCGGAGCTGCCGTTTTTCCGGCCTTCGATGGAGGCGCTTCTGCAGTGTCGTTCCGGCCTTTATGGAAGGCTGCCCGCTTTACTGTGATACAAGCGTTTCTCTCTGCGACAGGAGCAAGCGGTATCGGCCTCTGTGCGGCGTTTTTTTGCGCCCGCCGGAGGTTCTTCGGACGAAAGTTGTTGCTCTCTCTTTCGGCGATCCCCTTGAGCGTGCCGCCGGTGGTTATTGCGCTCGCGTTTATCCTCTTTTTCGGAAAAAACGGTTTGCTGAACAAACTATTTGCGGCGCTTTCGGCAGGGGAGCTTTCAATCGGCACCTTCCTTTATTCGACGGGCGGCATTGTGCTTGTACACACCTTTTATAATTTTCCCATCACGATGCGTACCGTATCCGCCGCATGGGAACAACTCCCTGAGGAAACCGAACAGGCTGCTCTTTTGCTCGGAGCCTCACCGCTGCGTATTTTTAGAACAGTGATCTTTCCGGCATTGAAGGCGCCGCTGTGTGCTTCGTTCGTCATTATCTTTTTATATTGTTTTTTCAGCTTTGTGATTATTCTGTTGCTGGGCGGTCTCGGCGTAACAACGCTGGAGGTTGAGTTGTATCAAACCATCCGCAGAGATATACACGCGAGTACCGCGGCGCATATTGCGCTGGTGGAAACCGGTATCGCAGCGGCTGCGGTAGGGCTGTACGCTTATTTAAGGAGCAGAACACCCGATCATGCTGAAAACACCCAATATGCCCGCATTCGGTTGCGCATCGGCGGCGCAGCGGAACATATCTTTTTTGCCGTGCTTATCTGTGTTATTTGTTTTTGTTTGCTGTTTCCGCTCGGTTCTCTGGTGTGGTACTCCCTGTCGAGTCCTAAGGCGCCGCTCACGATAACCGCTGATGCGTGGCGGCAGCTTTTACAGCGGCCTCACTTTTGGGGCGCGGTGCGGCACACCATCCAGACGGGGATCGGAACCGCTGTGCTTTCCGTAACGGCTGCGCTTTTTTTTGCGTATGCAGCGTTTCAATCGAATCGGAAGTGGTATAAAAGCCTGCCGCTCATTCCTTTTGCAGTTTCTTCTATTATACTGGGATCGGGGTGGTTGAAGCTTGATACCATGCCGTCGCTGCTGTTGCTGGTTATTGTGCAAAGTTCGCTTGCGTGGCCCTTTGCGTGGATGCAAATAGAGACCGGCCTCGCAAAAATTCCCCGTTCGGTACTCGACGCCGCCCGCCTTTTGTCCTCTACCCGCACGGATGCATTTTTTCGGGTATTTCTGCCGTTATGCAAAACCGGTATTATATCTGCGCTGTGCTGCGTGTTTGCAATCAGCGCGGGGGACGCATCGCTGCCGCTTCTGCTCCAGATTCCGAACTTTGAAAATCTCGCGCTGATGCTGTTCCGCTTTGCCGGTTCGTACCGGTTCACCGAAAGCGCCGGTATCGCGGTGATTCTAGCCGTGCTGACGGGCTCGCTCTTTTATATTCAGGACACGGTGAGGGAGCGCGGACAAACGCATTAG
- a CDS encoding thiamine ABC transporter substrate-binding protein yields the protein MKLRLYFFLFIVCSIILPSTAFAGGKQDTAEKIVVVYTYGSFASEWGPGAEIAKRFKDETGYTVNYVICEDSGSVLSKAIAEKKNPRADVLLGINAFLVDKTRSAGVLEPYTSPNLDKVVPQDVIMTDDQLLTPYDWGYFAVMYDTQSKVPAPQSLEDLTKPEYAKSLVIMDPRTSAPGLGFAAWTKAVYGNDYLSYWKRLMPSILTMSHSWSAGYGLFTAGEAPLAVSYTTSMAYHIRYDKTDRYQALTFAEGNMIALEGMGVVKNAPHRAAAHAFIDFMLTEKAQEVLPETQWMYPANTAVQLPESFKTVPMPKKSLTISGTEAETAVDAIISVLEK from the coding sequence ATGAAGTTACGTCTTTATTTCTTTTTGTTTATCGTATGTTCAATCATACTGCCTTCAACCGCTTTTGCAGGCGGAAAACAAGATACTGCGGAAAAAATCGTTGTTGTCTATACCTATGGCTCCTTTGCTTCTGAATGGGGGCCGGGCGCGGAAATTGCCAAGCGATTCAAAGATGAAACAGGCTACACCGTCAATTATGTGATCTGCGAGGATTCCGGTTCCGTCCTATCGAAAGCGATAGCCGAAAAAAAGAATCCGCGTGCCGATGTACTGCTCGGTATCAATGCGTTTCTTGTCGATAAGACGCGCAGTGCAGGCGTTCTGGAACCGTATACCTCTCCGAATTTGGATAAAGTTGTTCCGCAAGATGTTATAATGACTGATGATCAACTACTCACCCCGTATGATTGGGGCTATTTTGCGGTTATGTATGACACTCAGTCAAAGGTGCCGGCTCCTCAGTCGCTGGAAGATTTAACAAAGCCCGAATATGCAAAATCCTTGGTTATCATGGATCCCCGCACAAGCGCTCCCGGCTTAGGTTTTGCCGCATGGACAAAGGCGGTTTATGGAAACGATTATCTTTCGTACTGGAAAAGACTGATGCCTTCCATCCTGACGATGAGCCATTCGTGGAGTGCCGGATACGGGCTGTTTACGGCGGGGGAGGCTCCGCTTGCCGTCAGCTATACCACCAGTATGGCCTATCACATCCGGTATGATAAAACCGATCGGTATCAGGCATTGACGTTTGCCGAGGGGAATATGATTGCGCTTGAGGGAATGGGCGTCGTTAAAAATGCGCCGCATAGAGCAGCGGCTCACGCTTTTATCGATTTTATGCTGACCGAAAAAGCGCAGGAAGTGTTGCCCGAAACGCAGTGGATGTATCCGGCAAATACCGCGGTGCAGCTTCCCGAATCATTTAAAACCGTCCCGATGCCGAAAAAATCACTGACGATTTCCGGTACCGAGGCGGAAACGGCGGTAGACGCTATTATTTCAGTATTGGAAAAATAA
- a CDS encoding glycosyltransferase family 2 protein — protein sequence MAPLISLSVPVYGTEGSLPALLDSVLAQAPLPISNGGQNRSLRISLKNSLFGHSHVADAKAGHLPVEVIIVNDGSPAGGSLPTILKPYKKKCKAAGIPLILLEHSKNLGLVEARRTAVQAASGTYLCFVDSDDTLPPNALLHLYDGLLASGNGSLADAADIIHGKAEYKTDFPDEEAPLYKEAPLAEMEENIKKVHIGLLEGDELLNSFLLKRELSSFLWAKLFRTEAAKAAFADIPHTFCTMGEDFLIYFFVLLHTRSYFGIEDIVYNYHIGTGISSNQEIKDLARWERVCTAASVFAVIFSYLEEHPLSAPNAEKLTAALQNRCKTALLQNLRHLKRVIPSLRDEAYAILCDYWGEEYVNAAEKANRLT from the coding sequence ATGGCGCCTCTTATCAGTCTTTCCGTTCCGGTCTACGGAACGGAAGGCTCCCTTCCTGCGCTGCTGGATAGCGTGTTAGCGCAGGCGCCTTTGCCCATCAGCAACGGTGGGCAAAACCGCTCGCTGCGAATATCGCTAAAAAACAGCCTTTTCGGACATTCCCATGTAGCGGATGCAAAGGCGGGGCATCTGCCAGTTGAAGTTATCATCGTAAACGACGGCAGCCCCGCCGGCGGCTCCTTGCCTACAATCCTTAAACCTTATAAAAAGAAATGCAAAGCCGCCGGCATTCCTCTTATTCTTTTGGAACACTCTAAAAATCTCGGACTGGTTGAAGCCCGCCGCACTGCCGTACAAGCCGCCTCCGGAACCTACCTCTGCTTTGTGGATTCCGACGATACCCTTCCGCCGAATGCTCTTTTACATTTGTACGATGGACTGCTTGCCTCAGGCAATGGTTCCCTTGCGGATGCCGCCGATATCATCCACGGTAAGGCCGAGTATAAAACCGACTTTCCCGATGAGGAAGCTCCGCTTTACAAAGAAGCCCCCCTTGCCGAAATGGAAGAAAATATAAAAAAGGTTCATATAGGTCTTTTGGAAGGCGATGAACTTTTAAATTCTTTTTTACTAAAAAGAGAGCTATCAAGTTTTTTATGGGCAAAACTCTTTCGTACGGAGGCGGCTAAGGCTGCTTTTGCAGATATTCCTCACACATTTTGCACGATGGGCGAAGACTTTCTTATTTACTTTTTTGTCCTGCTCCATACCCGCTCCTATTTCGGAATAGAAGACATCGTTTATAACTATCATATAGGCACGGGCATAAGCTCCAACCAAGAAATAAAAGACCTCGCCCGCTGGGAAAGGGTTTGCACGGCAGCCTCGGTCTTTGCCGTAATCTTTTCGTATCTTGAAGAACACCCCTTGAGCGCCCCCAATGCCGAAAAGCTGACCGCAGCCCTGCAAAACCGCTGTAAAACAGCCTTGCTTCAAAACCTCCGCCACTTAAAGCGCGTTATTCCCTCTCTCCGCGATGAAGCTTATGCAATCCTCTGCGATTACTGGGGCGAGGAGTATGTAAACGCTGCGGAAAAAGCGAACCGTTTGACTTGA
- a CDS encoding MATE family efflux transporter translates to MTDKREELVSGNIFKLMLKLGVPGIIGMLVISLYSFVDAMFVGRYVGEKALGAISVAYAFTLVNNGIAVLVGIGSASILSRAVGRKDQKTVDAVMGNVLVLSVLMSSVVMIVGYIFAPQLLTLIGAEGEMHAMGVQYLRIVYLGSIFVNFGQASNMVLRGEGRIALAMIIMGSGAVLNIVLDALFIIVFNQGIAGAAVATVISQAVFALVSFFYFLCFSKNVRFKTIKPDRSIVGETIAIGMSAMIMQVLSLVQQTVMYSTLKKYGGEDQVVLMGAFFRYLMLSFIPLWGLSQGYQPFVGTNFGAGLFDRVKKGTGLFYGFGLLLAITAWGIFLLSPEKVLGLFIDNPVLVAQGKTNAVIAMIIFPALAIMILNMTLFQAIGKPKPAGILAISRQLVLFVPAVLILPHFFGARGVWLAMPLVDGIVVVLSVIIMIKIFATDLVKK, encoded by the coding sequence ATGACGGATAAACGGGAAGAGCTTGTTTCAGGAAATATATTCAAGCTCATGCTAAAATTAGGTGTGCCGGGCATTATCGGTATGCTGGTAATCAGTTTGTACAGCTTTGTCGATGCAATGTTTGTTGGACGGTATGTGGGCGAAAAAGCGCTCGGAGCAATCAGCGTCGCCTATGCTTTTACGCTGGTGAATAACGGTATCGCGGTATTGGTCGGGATTGGTTCCGCATCGATTTTATCGCGGGCAGTCGGCAGAAAAGACCAAAAGACCGTCGATGCGGTGATGGGAAACGTATTGGTGTTGTCGGTACTGATGTCCTCAGTAGTGATGATAGTCGGATACATTTTTGCGCCGCAGCTTCTCACCCTTATCGGGGCGGAAGGAGAAATGCACGCAATGGGGGTGCAATATTTACGGATTGTGTACCTTGGCTCCATATTTGTAAACTTCGGACAGGCTTCAAATATGGTACTGCGCGGAGAAGGAAGAATTGCACTTGCGATGATTATCATGGGATCCGGCGCCGTGCTGAATATTGTGCTTGACGCGCTGTTTATTATTGTATTCAACCAAGGAATCGCCGGTGCTGCCGTTGCCACGGTTATTTCGCAGGCGGTTTTCGCATTGGTCAGCTTTTTTTACTTTTTATGCTTCAGCAAAAATGTTCGCTTTAAAACCATTAAACCGGATAGATCGATTGTCGGAGAAACAATTGCAATCGGTATGTCTGCGATGATTATGCAGGTACTTTCGTTGGTGCAGCAAACGGTAATGTATTCGACATTGAAAAAATACGGCGGAGAAGATCAGGTTGTTCTAATGGGCGCATTCTTCCGCTATTTGATGTTGAGCTTTATTCCGCTGTGGGGATTAAGCCAAGGATACCAGCCCTTTGTCGGTACGAATTTCGGTGCAGGACTTTTTGATCGGGTAAAAAAAGGCACCGGCTTGTTCTATGGCTTCGGTCTTTTGCTTGCAATAACGGCATGGGGTATCTTTTTGCTCAGTCCCGAAAAGGTATTGGGCTTGTTCATCGATAACCCCGTACTTGTAGCACAGGGAAAAACCAATGCCGTTATTGCCATGATAATCTTCCCTGCGCTTGCGATTATGATATTGAATATGACGCTCTTTCAGGCTATCGGCAAGCCGAAACCCGCCGGTATTTTAGCGATTTCTCGCCAGCTCGTGCTTTTTGTACCCGCAGTACTGATACTGCCCCATTTTTTCGGAGCGCGGGGCGTATGGCTTGCTATGCCGCTCGTTGACGGAATCGTCGTAGTGCTTTCCGTTATTATTATGATAAAGATATTCGCAACCGACTTGGTAAAAAAATAA
- a CDS encoding DUF4349 domain-containing protein codes for MNRFSKIIAVIMLAGTVAFSSCAKKSASVSNRQVYSEAEHPAGAVKNAAYAKDVNPTDVDTADMQRPLDGTEAASTAAIFERQLIKEGSINFETHDIAETRQHIESLVQKYGAYISQEDERASSSRIYQNMTVRIPKAHFDVFVTELSGGVKKIDEKSVTVQDVTEEFIDSTARLAVKKETEQGYLRLLNQAKTIKDILDIQNELQDIRSDIESIEGRLRYLKNSVNFSTLHISMYQQIEAASETGSVFMPVWDAIKGGVQAFAAVCIALLYGWVFIALGIAAMLIILRLRKRRRCNSHNKESIRGD; via the coding sequence ATGAATAGATTTTCAAAAATTATAGCCGTTATCATGCTTGCAGGAACTGTTGCCTTCAGCTCATGTGCTAAAAAAAGCGCTTCGGTTTCAAATAGACAGGTATATTCAGAGGCTGAACATCCCGCAGGAGCGGTAAAAAATGCGGCATACGCAAAAGATGTAAACCCCACTGATGTAGATACCGCCGATATGCAGCGTCCTTTAGACGGCACAGAGGCTGCAAGTACCGCTGCAATCTTCGAACGGCAGCTCATAAAAGAAGGCTCGATCAATTTTGAAACGCACGATATAGCGGAAACCCGTCAGCATATCGAATCGCTCGTTCAAAAATACGGCGCGTATATCAGTCAAGAAGATGAGCGCGCAAGCTCTTCGCGGATATATCAGAATATGACGGTCAGAATACCTAAGGCTCATTTTGATGTATTCGTAACGGAGCTTTCCGGCGGCGTTAAAAAAATCGATGAAAAGTCCGTTACCGTACAGGATGTAACGGAAGAGTTTATCGATAGTACCGCACGCCTCGCCGTCAAAAAAGAAACGGAACAAGGATACCTGCGACTGCTCAACCAAGCAAAAACAATAAAAGATATCCTCGATATTCAAAATGAACTGCAGGATATACGGTCGGATATAGAATCGATAGAAGGCAGACTGCGGTATCTGAAAAATTCCGTTAATTTCAGTACGCTGCATATCAGTATGTACCAACAGATAGAAGCCGCATCGGAAACCGGTTCAGTTTTTATGCCGGTATGGGATGCAATAAAAGGCGGAGTACAGGCCTTTGCCGCAGTCTGTATCGCACTGTTGTACGGCTGGGTATTTATCGCGCTGGGAATAGCCGCAATGCTTATCATACTGCGTCTGAGGAAACGGCGGCGGTGCAATTCGCATAACAAAGAAAGCATTCGAGGAGATTAA
- a CDS encoding ABC transporter substrate-binding protein, with the protein MRIRITVSVLIFSIILSVLLVSIGCTGNTNTKKDSTEKVVLTLESWRVDDLEVWTQLLAEYEKVSGVLIQFKPINPPNYNAELRSQLDSGFGPDLMFARSYATGMELYEKGFFADISDLPHLQEHFSESSKDAWRGADGKSFAVPVAAVVQSIYYNKDIFERAGLAIPTTWEDLLLACKDLKDAGYTPFANGLADAWDINECFMMGLLPNFIGGEKGRHEYENGLRPFNDDDMVAAFTAMKDIAPYCPQNFESLTYADSNMLFATGKAAMYADGSWTLDSFKDLPFQWGNFAFPPPTGKQPEICFHVDVGIAMNANGMHQKEARDFLSWLCTPKGAVVVAKYLPSGFYSMFNGRIPIESPQSAEIYELLTGRGQDVRFVWPKLMNGTPSGYTLMNDGVIAVMKGKKTPQQAADALAEGLAQWYQP; encoded by the coding sequence ATGCGGATAAGAATTACCGTAAGTGTACTGATTTTTTCGATAATATTGAGCGTCCTTTTGGTCTCTATCGGATGCACAGGAAATACGAATACAAAAAAAGACAGTACCGAAAAAGTCGTTTTAACACTGGAATCGTGGCGCGTGGACGATTTGGAAGTGTGGACACAGCTGCTTGCTGAATATGAAAAAGTGAGCGGCGTACTTATTCAATTTAAGCCCATCAATCCTCCCAATTACAATGCGGAGTTGCGTTCGCAGTTGGATAGCGGATTCGGACCGGATTTAATGTTTGCTCGCTCTTATGCAACAGGTATGGAACTGTACGAAAAAGGATTTTTTGCAGATATAAGCGATTTGCCTCATTTACAGGAACATTTTTCTGAAAGTAGTAAAGATGCATGGCGGGGCGCCGACGGTAAATCCTTTGCGGTTCCCGTTGCCGCTGTTGTACAGAGTATTTACTATAATAAAGATATTTTTGAGAGAGCCGGCCTTGCTATTCCTACTACATGGGAAGATCTTTTGCTTGCCTGTAAAGATTTAAAAGATGCCGGATATACCCCGTTTGCAAACGGACTTGCCGATGCTTGGGATATCAATGAATGTTTTATGATGGGGTTATTACCGAACTTTATCGGCGGTGAAAAAGGTCGGCATGAATATGAAAACGGTTTGCGTCCTTTTAACGACGACGATATGGTTGCTGCGTTTACTGCAATGAAGGATATTGCCCCCTATTGCCCTCAAAATTTTGAGTCCTTAACGTATGCCGATTCAAATATGCTTTTTGCAACAGGTAAAGCGGCTATGTATGCCGATGGGTCTTGGACACTCGACAGTTTCAAAGATTTACCGTTTCAGTGGGGAAATTTTGCTTTTCCGCCTCCAACAGGGAAACAGCCTGAAATTTGCTTCCATGTTGATGTAGGAATAGCGATGAATGCGAACGGAATGCATCAAAAAGAGGCGAGGGACTTTTTGTCGTGGCTTTGTACACCTAAAGGAGCTGTCGTTGTTGCAAAGTATTTGCCGAGCGGTTTTTATTCTATGTTCAACGGCCGTATTCCTATCGAAAGTCCTCAAAGTGCCGAAATCTATGAACTTCTTACCGGACGAGGACAGGATGTTCGCTTTGTATGGCCTAAGTTGATGAACGGGACGCCTTCCGGTTATACTTTGATGAATGACGGCGTAATTGCCGTTATGAAAGGCAAAAAGACGCCCCAACAAGCTGCCGACGCTTTAGCAGAAGGTCTTGCACAATGGTATCAGCCTTGA
- a CDS encoding NFACT RNA binding domain-containing protein: protein MSLNCAEIDKILEELDLEGSYIQKVVQSSYSVMVLHLYKTRPMALVICLEPGACRLHETTRKIPKFDKPLRFMELLRSRIRGAKITEAVQLNNDRIVRLSLETASGMLYLYIRLWSGAANMLLVDNGIIVDAFYRRPSRHEVSGEPWQLLPGESEAAATDVEAKTTESTPITVSPVAADKPIKTYTVRSYDTSKTFNEAIDEWYARQAPVLSLEALRAEAERFYGLKIEKISRALEKLEAKKHSFLQADTLKHQGDLLLANLYRIPQGASSVELEDYAADNRIIRIALDPRKTAQENAAGYYERYKKAVSGLEALTDDIEASKRTLAALNEELAKLRIEENPYLIEKVLHKRKIPVQRKQAAQEKERPGLTFYHDGWILYVGRTAAENDELLRHHVRGKDMWLHVRDYSGGYVFIKNKNGKTVPLPVLIAAGNLAVFYSKARQNGQADLYYTAVKDLRRAKNAPKGTVLPSNEKNLSIKLDPAVLKQLEQSREETLK, encoded by the coding sequence ATGTCGCTTAATTGCGCTGAAATTGATAAAATTCTGGAAGAGCTCGATTTGGAAGGCTCATACATACAAAAGGTGGTGCAGTCCTCCTATTCCGTGATGGTGCTGCACCTCTACAAGACCCGCCCGATGGCTCTGGTCATCTGTCTTGAACCGGGGGCGTGTCGCTTGCATGAAACCACGCGGAAAATCCCCAAGTTCGACAAGCCGCTCCGTTTTATGGAGCTGCTCCGTTCCCGGATCCGCGGCGCCAAGATTACCGAGGCTGTTCAGCTGAACAACGACCGCATTGTCAGGCTTTCGTTGGAGACCGCTTCAGGTATGCTCTACCTCTATATCCGGCTGTGGAGCGGGGCGGCGAATATGCTGCTTGTCGATAACGGCATTATCGTCGATGCCTTTTACCGCCGCCCTTCCCGTCATGAAGTGAGCGGAGAGCCGTGGCAGCTTCTGCCGGGAGAATCCGAAGCGGCTGCGACGGACGTTGAAGCAAAGACCACAGAAAGCACACCTATCACCGTGTCGCCTGTAGCCGCTGACAAACCGATAAAAACCTACACCGTCCGCAGCTATGATACTTCCAAGACCTTTAACGAAGCGATTGACGAATGGTACGCGCGGCAGGCGCCTGTGCTTTCGCTCGAAGCCTTACGTGCGGAAGCGGAGCGCTTTTACGGTCTTAAAATAGAGAAGATTTCCCGCGCGCTTGAAAAACTCGAAGCGAAAAAGCATTCGTTCTTGCAGGCTGATACGCTGAAACATCAAGGCGATTTACTCTTGGCAAATCTCTACCGGATTCCGCAGGGCGCTTCTTCCGTTGAGCTTGAAGATTATGCGGCGGACAACCGGATTATCCGCATCGCCCTCGACCCGAGAAAAACCGCGCAGGAAAATGCTGCCGGATACTATGAGCGGTATAAGAAAGCGGTTTCGGGGCTTGAAGCGCTCACCGATGATATCGAAGCCTCCAAGCGGACGCTCGCCGCGCTTAACGAAGAGCTTGCAAAGCTGCGGATTGAAGAAAATCCTTACCTTATCGAAAAGGTACTGCATAAAAGAAAGATACCCGTGCAGCGGAAACAGGCGGCTCAAGAAAAAGAGCGGCCGGGACTTACGTTCTACCATGACGGATGGATTCTGTATGTCGGTAGGACAGCCGCCGAAAACGATGAGCTGCTACGGCATCACGTGCGGGGCAAGGATATGTGGCTTCATGTGCGGGATTATTCCGGCGGCTATGTCTTTATCAAAAACAAAAACGGAAAGACCGTTCCGCTGCCGGTGTTGATTGCCGCGGGGAACCTCGCCGTGTTTTATTCAAAGGCGCGCCAGAACGGACAAGCCGATCTCTACTACACTGCAGTGAAGGATTTGCGGAGGGCGAAGAACGCGCCGAAAGGAACCGTACTCCCGTCAAACGAAAAAAATCTTTCCATTAAACTTGA
- a CDS encoding ABC transporter ATP-binding protein, with amino-acid sequence MKGDSMGFPINRANDEGDAFLRLVCLTKRLPSKTISLSCSVEKAGTLALLGSSGCGKSTVLKMIAGLLPADSGNVFLNGRDITDEPVKNRSVGMVFQDYALFPHLSVEDNIGYGLVSQGISKKESRQAAAEWLERFGLTGMEKRRIEGLSGGERQRVALARTLAVNPLVVLFDEPLSALDAPLRLKLREELKKHQAEMQYTAIYVTHDRDEAEYLADNIIEMPSS; translated from the coding sequence ATGAAAGGTGATTCGATGGGTTTTCCGATAAATAGAGCGAATGATGAAGGTGATGCGTTTCTCCGGCTTGTTTGTTTGACGAAACGGTTGCCGTCAAAGACTATCAGTCTTTCCTGTTCGGTGGAAAAGGCTGGGACGCTTGCGCTGCTCGGTTCGTCGGGATGCGGTAAGTCAACCGTGCTTAAAATGATCGCAGGTTTGTTGCCCGCCGATTCGGGAAACGTCTTTTTAAACGGGCGCGACATTACCGATGAGCCCGTCAAAAATCGCAGCGTCGGTATGGTCTTTCAGGACTATGCGCTGTTCCCTCATTTAAGTGTCGAAGACAATATCGGGTACGGCCTCGTTTCGCAAGGGATATCCAAAAAGGAAAGCAGACAGGCTGCTGCGGAATGGCTCGAACGTTTCGGTTTGACCGGTATGGAAAAAAGACGGATTGAAGGGCTCTCCGGCGGGGAGCGGCAGCGTGTCGCCCTTGCGCGGACGCTTGCAGTAAACCCGCTCGTGGTCTTGTTTGACGAACCGCTTTCCGCCCTCGATGCTCCGCTGCGGCTTAAACTCCGCGAAGAGCTCAAAAAGCACCAAGCCGAAATGCAGTACACGGCAATCTACGTTACCCATGACCGCGACGAAGCCGAGTACCTCGCCGACAACATCATCGAAATGCCTTCCTCCTGA